Genomic segment of Deltaproteobacteria bacterium:
GGGGCTGTTGTCCGCCGCACGCGTGGCGTATGCGGAGTCGGGCGTACCGAATCCGTTGCGCATCGGCAGCGAAGGCTACTATCCGCCATTCAACTTCGTCGACCAGTCGGGTCAACTCAAGGGGTTCGACATCGACATCGCCATGGCGCTCTGCGAGCGGCTGAAGGTGGAATGCAAGCTGGTGGCGCAGGATTGGGA
This window contains:
- a CDS encoding transporter substrate-binding domain-containing protein, with protein sequence MKGLIAFLMAVFIAGLLSAARVAYAESGVPNPLRIGSEGYYPPFNFVDQSGQLKGFDIDIAMALCERLKVECKLVAQDW